In Granulicella mallensis MP5ACTX8, the sequence GCTCGCCGGTTTCGTAGTGCTTCGCAAACGTGCGCAGCAGATCGGCGTCCTCGAAGAACTCTTCGAGCATCTGCGAGGGCACTTCGACGAAGTCTCCCTCGGTCGCGATGCCGCTCTGCCCCGCCCAGCGCTGCCGTCCGCCAAGGACCTCGTGCATCAGGTGGCCGAACTCGTGGAAGTACGTCACGACGTCGGAGTACTGCAACAGACCGGGGTCGTTGTCCTTCGGTTGAGGGAAGTTGCACACCAGCGAGGCTTCGGGAACCTGCGCGCCGAGTACGCCGCCGACCAGCGAGCACTCGCTGAACCACTTGCTCTTGCCTTCGCGCGGGTGCATATCGAGGTAGATGCGTCCGACGGTCTCACCCTTGTGCGCCGAGGAGTTGTCATCGTCGAGCACGTCGAATGCTTTGACGGCGGCGTCCCACACCGGGGCATTCGAGACCCGCTCGAAGCGCACGCGGAAGAGCTTGCCGGCCGTGGCAAGAATGCCGGCCTCGACCTGCTCATAGGGGAAGTAGGGACGTACGCTCTGCGAGTCGAAGTCGTAGTTCGCGCGGCGGAACTGCTCCTCCCAGAAGCGCGCATCGCTCAACGTAAGCGGCAAGGCTTTAGGATCGCGCGCACGGACGAAAGCCTCTAGTTCGACGAACTCGCTCTCCGCTGTCGCTCGCGCAGCTTCTTCTACCTCGCCGAGAAACTTCCGCATGTTCGCCGCCGAGCCCATCATCTGGTCGACCGTCGCAATGTCCGCCCAACTGCGGAAACCGAGCACTTCGGCCATCTCCTCGCGTGCCGCGAGGAGATCCAGCAGAACTTGTTTGTTGGCCGGATAGCCCCGATCGGTGTAGGCAAGGTACATTTTGCGCCGCAGCTCAGGAGCGATCGCATAGCTCATCACCGGCGACATCTCCGGCGGATCGGTCGTGAGCACTACGGGAGCATCGGCCTTCAGCTCAGCGCCATTCTCGTGGATGCCGTGCCGTGCGAGGTAGTCGGCGGGCAGACCGCGCAGCTGGTTCGGGTCGTCGACGGAGATCTTGCGGACGTCGTCCTGCACTGTGCGGCTGAAGCTCATGCTCAACTCGGTCATGCGTTCGGAGAGAGCACGGACCTTCTCACGGGTCGCCTCGTCGCGGTCCACGCCGGCGAGCCGATAGCCGAGCAGCGTGCGCTCCAGATAATAGCGGGTTGCTTCGTCCTCAGCGCTGGCATCGATGGCCTCAAGCGCACGGTAGACCGCCTGGTTCAGGCTGAGCTCGACCCCTGCGGCGCTCACCGTCTGCGACAACTCCTGCGCGGCGTCCCGCACGGCGGCGGCAGGATGCACCATGAACATCACCCCGGTCTGGCTTCCGGCCATGCGCAAGTGCCACTGCGCCTTATCGTAGAGCGCTAGCGTATTTTCGACAGTGCGTGCTCCTTCGACGGCCAGCAGCTCGGCTACTTTCTCCCGCGAGGCCGCCAGATGCGTCTCCGTCCATTGCTTTGCGGTATCCGCCGTTCCGCCGCCATTCCATAGATGTAATGTGTCCATGTTGCTTCGTTCCTTCCAGCCGCCGGTGAGAGCGGCATCTCTGCATGATCGCATTTCCTGCGATCTGGTTCAGATGCAGCGGAGCCAACCAACGGACCATACCCGTAAAATAAGACAGCCATGCGCTACCTTATCGTTCTGCTCGCCATCGCCGGAATCATCGACTCCTCCCTAGCGCTTCGCATCCACTACCAGGATCCCAGCCAGGCGCC encodes:
- a CDS encoding M3 family metallopeptidase, yielding MDTLHLWNGGGTADTAKQWTETHLAASREKVAELLAVEGARTVENTLALYDKAQWHLRMAGSQTGVMFMVHPAAAVRDAAQELSQTVSAAGVELSLNQAVYRALEAIDASAEDEATRYYLERTLLGYRLAGVDRDEATREKVRALSERMTELSMSFSRTVQDDVRKISVDDPNQLRGLPADYLARHGIHENGAELKADAPVVLTTDPPEMSPVMSYAIAPELRRKMYLAYTDRGYPANKQVLLDLLAAREEMAEVLGFRSWADIATVDQMMGSAANMRKFLGEVEEAARATAESEFVELEAFVRARDPKALPLTLSDARFWEEQFRRANYDFDSQSVRPYFPYEQVEAGILATAGKLFRVRFERVSNAPVWDAAVKAFDVLDDDNSSAHKGETVGRIYLDMHPREGKSKWFSECSLVGGVLGAQVPEASLVCNFPQPKDNDPGLLQYSDVVTYFHEFGHLMHEVLGGRQRWAGQSGIATEGDFVEVPSQMLEEFFEDADLLRTFAKHYETGEPIPYETVTRMTKASAHGRALSTLTQVMYATYSMETHDRRAAEVDLDRLLREGYDRFSRYEFVDGNRMYAAFTHLVGYTSNYYTYLYDKVMALEFFAEFAKDGKGDVLAGDTAMRYRRQVLEPGGSKPARELVQAFLGREVSMEALRGWIQKG